DNA from Asanoa sp. WMMD1127:
GGCGAAGCCGGACTCGCCGTGCAGGCTCGTCTGCCAGCGGGTGTCGACCGTGCCGGGCGCCACCGCGTTGACGCGGACCTCCGGGGCCAGCGCGGCCGCCAGGTTGCGGGTCAGCTGCAACAGGGCCGCCTTGCTCACGCCATAGGCGATCGACGAGCCGCCGGCCCGGTACGCCGAGATGGAGCTGACGTTGACCACGGCGCCCCGGGCGGCCCGCAGCGCCGGGGCCAGGGCGCGCACGCAGCGGTACGGGCCCACCACGTTGACGTCCAGGATCTCGTGCCACATCGCGTCGGTCAGGCCGTCGAGGTCGGCGTGCTCGACGGCGTGCGTACGCGCGGCGTTGTTGACCAGCACGTCGACCCGGCCCAGCTCGCGCAGCACCCGGTGGGCGGCCGCCCGGACCTGCGTCTCGTCGCCGACGTTGAGCGGCACGGCCAGTGCGCCGATCTCGGCCGCCGTCGCCTTGGCCTCCGCGGCCGAGTGGGCATAGGTGACGGCGACCTCGGCCCCGGCCGCGGCGAGCGACCGCGCGACGGCGCGACCGATGCCCGTGCCGCCGCCGGTGACCACCGCCACCGCGCCGGTGAGGTTCACGACGCCCGCGCCGGGGTCGCGGCCGGCTGATCCGGCTCGTGGTGCACGGCGCCGATGTCGATCGTCCGGCTTTCCTTGGCGAACAGGAACGCCACCAGGGAGACGGCCGCGGTCGCGATGATCCAGAGCGCGACCAGCCACGGCGAGCCGTCGCCCTCGCGGAGCAGGGCCGCGGCCACCAGCGGCGAGAAGCCGGAGATGGCGGCGCCGATCTCGCGGGACGCGGCGAAGCCGGTGTAGCGCACGCCGGCCCCGAACAGCTCGGCGTAGAAGGCCGGCTGCACCGCGATCATCGGCGCGAAGCCGACGCCGCCGGCGATCGCCAGGCCCAGCCAGATCAGCACGGGCTCGGCGGTGTTGACCAGCCAGAAGAACGGGAACGCGAACACCGCGGTGAACACCACGCTGAAGACGTTGAGCGGCTTGCGGCCGATCCGGTCGCTGAGCGCGCCGTAGAACGGCTGACTCGCGGTCACCACCAGGCCCATGATGATGACGCCGGTCAGCGCGGTGGCGCGGCTGAGACCGAGCTCGTCGGTCACGTACGCGACGATGAACGTGGCGAAGATGTAGACGATCGCCGTGTCGCAGATGTGCGCGCCGATGCCGACCAGGAAGCTGCGCGGGTAGCGGCGGAGCGTCTCCACCACCGGCGTCGGCACGACGGTGCGGCTCTGCTCCATGCGGCGGAACACCGGCGACTCGGTGACGCGCAGCCGCACGTACAACGTCACGAAAATCATCAGGAAGCTGAGCAGGAACGGGATCCGCCAGCCCCAGGACTCGAGCTCGCGGTCGGGCAGCAGGCCGACGAGGAGGAACGCGACCGTGCCGAGGATCAGTCCGATCTGGACACCCGTCTGCGCGAACGACGCGTAGTAGCCGCGCTTTCCGGGCGGGGCGTGCTCGGCCAGCAGCGTCGAGGCGCCACCGAACTCGGCGCCGGCGCCGAGGCCCTGGCAGATCCGCAGCAGCACCAGCAGGATCGGGGCGAGCACACCGATCTGGTCGTACGTGGGCAGCAGGCCGATCAGCCCGGTTCCGATGCCCATCACCAGCGTGGTGACGATCAGGGTGGTGCGGCGGCCGATCCGGTCACCGAGACGACCGAAGACGAAGCCGCCCACCGGGCGGAACAGGAACGCGACGCCGAACGTGGCGAATGCGACCAGCGTGCCGACCGTCGGGTCCGCGTCCGGGAAGAACAGCTTGTTGAAGACCAGCGCGGCGGCGGTGCCGTAGATGAAGAAGTCGTACCACTCGAGGGCGGTGCCGACGAGCGAGCCGGTGACCACCCGGCGCAGCTCGGTCTGTTTGGCGTGCGCGGGCTCGGTCATGGCGTGCTCCCTTCGGAGTCGAGGTCGGGGCCGCCCGGCAGGTCGGCCAGCGCGCGCCAGGTCGCGCCGGCCAGGGGGATGCCGTCGCGGGTACGGGTGGCGCGGGTCGCGGCCTCCTTCTCGCCCGGCACCAGCACCGGCCGGTCGCCGGTCGGCTCGGTGCCGGCGAGCCGGCGGCAGAAGCGTTCGGTGCTCTCGCGGAACTCGTGCGCGGGCAGGAAACGGGCGATGTCGACGGCGACGAACACGGTGCCGTTGGTGGCGTCGTAGCCGGGCAGGCTGGAGACGCCCGCGCCCGAGAGCAGCCCGCCGACGATCTCGATCATGACGCTGAGCGCGTAGCCCTTGTGGCCACCGAACGGCAGCAGCGCGCCGCCGGCGTAGAAGTCGCCGGGGTCCGTGCTCGGCGCGCCGTCGGCTCCGACCAGCTGCCCGTCAGGCACCCGGTCGCCGCGGGCGGCGGAGAGGGCCAGCTTGCCCTCGGCGGTGGCGGCGGTCGCGAAGTCGGTGACCACCGCGGGTCGGCCGGCGGCCCTCGGTGCGGCCCAGGCCAGCGGGTTGGTTCCGAGCAGCCGTTCCCGGCCGCCGTACGGGGCGACGGTGGAGTCGGCGTTGCACACGGCGATGCCGATCGCGTCGGCGTCGGCGATCCGCTCGACGTACTCGCCGAGGCGGCCGACGTGGTTCGCGTTGCCGACGGCGACGACCGCCGTGCCGTGCCGGGCCGCGAGGTCCAGCGCGGTGTCGACGGCCGCGTGGGCGGCGAGCTGGCCGAAACCGCGCCGGCCGTCGACGCGGGCGGTGCTCCCGTCGTGGGAGTAGACGACCGGTCGGGCGAGCGGGTCCAGCGCACCCTGCCGCACCGCGGCCAGATAGGGGACCAGGCGGCGGACGCCGTGCGAGTCGTGGCCGCACAGGTCGGCGTCCACAAGGGAGCAGGCCACGGTCGCGGCGATCTCGTCGGCTGCGCCGGCCCGCCGCAGGATCGTGGTCGCGAGCCGGGTCAGGGTGGCGGCGTCGACCCGGTGGGTCGTGTCGCCGGCGGGGTCGGCCTGGGGCGCGGTCGACCACTTGAGTCCGTCATCACTCATCGCTTCGCCTCCTCGGAGTCGGCGTTCCATGTGACGGAATGGCGTTCCAGAGGATGTGCATGTATCTATGCCCGGCGATCCGGGTCGCAAACCCGGGGTTTGTCGCGAGGTCTGGGCCGCGCCGCAGCCCGGTCAGGACCTCGCGACAGACCCTAAAGCTGGGCGCCGAGGGCGCGGGACACCTGGTGAGCTGCGGCGATGACCGCGTGGCCAAGGTCCGCGTACCCGCCGTCGAGGTCGTGGGTGAGGGCCACCGCGCTGATGCCGCCGATCGCGGCGCCGGTGTGGTCGCGGACCGCGGCGCCGCACGCGCCGACCCCGGGCTCGTTCTCCTCGTGGTCCTCGGCCCAGCCCCGCCGCCGGGTCCGCGCGATCTCGGCGAGGAGATCGGGCAGCGCGGTGATCGTGTGCGGGGTGCGGGCCGGCAGGCCGGTTCGACCGGCCAGCTCGCCGACCTCCGCGTCGGTGAGCGTCGCCAGGATGGCCTTGCCGATCGAGGTGCTGTGCAGGTGCAGGCTCATCCCGACCCGGGAGGCCAGCTGGTAGGGCTTGCCGGCGTCCAGCTTGGCCACGTAGACGGCCTCGTCGCCGGCCTTCAGCGCGAGGTGCACCGTGTGGCCGGTGCGGTCCCGCAACGCCGCGAGGGACGGTGCCACCCGGTCGGCGAGGTCGACGCTGCGCATGACCCGGCCCGCGAGCGCCACCATGCGCGGGCCGCAGCGGTAGCCGCCGTCGCCGGTCGGCTGGGCCAGCCCGCGGTCGACCATCACCCGCAGGATCCGGTGCACGGTGGCCTTCGGCAGGCCGGTCACCTGCGCGATGTCGGCCAGCCGGTCGTGCTCGACCAGCGCCTCGAGCACGTCGAACGCCTTGTCGGCGGCGCCCGCACGGTCGGTCACAACCGTCAATCTAAGGGATGTGCAGCACCGCGTCGCACCGTGCGACCGTCTCGGCGTCGAGCGGGAAGTAGCCCTGCTCGGGCTTCGGGTCGGTGCGCATGGTCAGGTTCGCCGTCAGCTCTGCGGTCAGGTCGGCGCGGTCGACCAGCGTCGGCCCCATGCGTGGCAGCGCGGCCTCGAAGGTGCCCGGTTGCGGCGCGGCCAGGTCGAGCGCAGCGCTGGCGCCGAGGCTGCCGATGATGACGGCGTAGCGCTCCCCGAGCAGGGCGGAGACGATCGAGCCGGCCGACGCCCACTCCAGGTCCATGCCGGCCAGCTGCCAGGTGCTGGGCTGGCGCTGCAGGTGGCGGTTGTTGGCGAAGACGAGGGTGGGCCCGCGGTGCTGCTCGGCCGCCC
Protein-coding regions in this window:
- a CDS encoding SDR family oxidoreductase translates to MNLTGAVAVVTGGGTGIGRAVARSLAAAGAEVAVTYAHSAAEAKATAAEIGALAVPLNVGDETQVRAAAHRVLRELGRVDVLVNNAARTHAVEHADLDGLTDAMWHEILDVNVVGPYRCVRALAPALRAARGAVVNVSSISAYRAGGSSIAYGVSKAALLQLTRNLAAALAPEVRVNAVAPGTVDTRWQTSLHGESGFATRRAAEEPQIPLGRVATPEHVAQAVLGLLTMDDVTGETIIVDGGKHVRY
- a CDS encoding MFS transporter — encoded protein: MTEPAHAKQTELRRVVTGSLVGTALEWYDFFIYGTAAALVFNKLFFPDADPTVGTLVAFATFGVAFLFRPVGGFVFGRLGDRIGRRTTLIVTTLVMGIGTGLIGLLPTYDQIGVLAPILLVLLRICQGLGAGAEFGGASTLLAEHAPPGKRGYYASFAQTGVQIGLILGTVAFLLVGLLPDRELESWGWRIPFLLSFLMIFVTLYVRLRVTESPVFRRMEQSRTVVPTPVVETLRRYPRSFLVGIGAHICDTAIVYIFATFIVAYVTDELGLSRATALTGVIIMGLVVTASQPFYGALSDRIGRKPLNVFSVVFTAVFAFPFFWLVNTAEPVLIWLGLAIAGGVGFAPMIAVQPAFYAELFGAGVRYTGFAASREIGAAISGFSPLVAAALLREGDGSPWLVALWIIATAAVSLVAFLFAKESRTIDIGAVHHEPDQPAATPARAS
- a CDS encoding Ldh family oxidoreductase, producing the protein MSDDGLKWSTAPQADPAGDTTHRVDAATLTRLATTILRRAGAADEIAATVACSLVDADLCGHDSHGVRRLVPYLAAVRQGALDPLARPVVYSHDGSTARVDGRRGFGQLAAHAAVDTALDLAARHGTAVVAVGNANHVGRLGEYVERIADADAIGIAVCNADSTVAPYGGRERLLGTNPLAWAAPRAAGRPAVVTDFATAATAEGKLALSAARGDRVPDGQLVGADGAPSTDPGDFYAGGALLPFGGHKGYALSVMIEIVGGLLSGAGVSSLPGYDATNGTVFVAVDIARFLPAHEFRESTERFCRRLAGTEPTGDRPVLVPGEKEAATRATRTRDGIPLAGATWRALADLPGGPDLDSEGSTP
- a CDS encoding IclR family transcriptional regulator; this encodes MTDRAGAADKAFDVLEALVEHDRLADIAQVTGLPKATVHRILRVMVDRGLAQPTGDGGYRCGPRMVALAGRVMRSVDLADRVAPSLAALRDRTGHTVHLALKAGDEAVYVAKLDAGKPYQLASRVGMSLHLHSTSIGKAILATLTDAEVGELAGRTGLPARTPHTITALPDLLAEIARTRRRGWAEDHEENEPGVGACGAAVRDHTGAAIGGISAVALTHDLDGGYADLGHAVIAAAHQVSRALGAQL